A region from the Bombyx mori chromosome 15, ASM3026992v2 genome encodes:
- the LOC101745990 gene encoding protein hunchback — protein sequence MLSCASPAGMTPAPHSSHPQAWGPLLQPPTVKTEPMEDGSFSKEQTSGFYSEGFHSASPSSSSKDSNGHSPRSVGSTREPSPFYDAMPLKAKANLGMHLDSFRNSLPYSLLTPPGFESRASDARDHSPSYESYSPRTLAPPAHVSTPLGRSDATPPKSPPRTPSSPERRSFDRFHDSGFDGVDHNKHDGDDGREGSGLEDDFDEEPGLRVPAVNSHGKVKTFKCKQCEFVAVTKLSFWEHSKEHIKPEKMLCCRKCPFVTEYKHHLEYHMRNHMGSKPFQCSQCSYSCVNKSMLNSHLKSHSNVYQYRCADCNYATKYCHSLKLHLRKYQHNPAMVLNLDGTPNPLPIIDVYGTRRGPKQKPLSKIFEQQTGTNNHSPHPQPPPPTHPLFGNHFPVNLPYLPPLLPHSFLFPPNNNYEQKMSPRSHETPTEKPQSASPQPSLLHQRLAFNEAQSEFNPLSPAAKPTPTPPHTPTLAREESPVQSNDDALDLTNTKNSEAGTPPPSTEKPTPVTPTTALKNRRKGRAFKLQPAALRLQHEDEKMRDAEVSDSESEASADAALATSTNSYACQYCDITFGDLTMHTIHMGFHGYNDPFMCNKCGERSADRVAFFIHLGRAQHA from the exons ATGCTAAGCTGCGCCTCCCCCGCTGGCATGACGCCCGCACCCCACTCCTCCCACCCCCAAGCGTGGGGTCCGCTCCTACAACCACCGACAGTC AAAACTGAACCGATGGAAGATGGAAGCTTTTCGAAAGAACAAACCAGTGGCTTTTATTCAGAGGGATTTCACAGCGCGTCACCCTCTTCTTCAAGTAAAGACTCGAACGGACATTCTCCACGCAGCGTCGGCAGTACCAGAGAACCTTCACCGTTTTACGACGCAATGCCTTTAAAAGCTAAAGCCAATCTGGGAATGCACTTGGATTCGTTCCGCAACAGTCTACCATACAGCTTGTTAACGCCTCCGGGCTTCGAATCTCGGGCTAGCGACGCGCGCGATCACTCACCTAGCTACGAGTCTTACTCGCCCAGAACATTAGCGCCACCCGCCCACGTGTCAACGCCCTTAGGGCGCTCCGACGCCACTCCACCGAAGTCGCCACCCAGGACACCGTCGTCACCGGAGCGACGTTCGTTCGATAGGTTCCACGATTCTGGCTTCGATGGTGTGGACCACAACAAACATGACGGCGACGACGGCCGCGAGGGCTCCGGTCTTGAGGACGACTTCGACGAGGAGCCCGGCCTCCGGGTGCCCGCAGTCAACTCGCACGGAAAAGTTAAAACATTCAAATGCAAACAATGCGAATTTGTAGCGGTCACGAAACTAAGCTTCTGGGAGCACAGCAAAGAGCACATTAAGCCCGAAAAGATGCTGTGCTGCCGGAAATGTCCCTTCGTCACGGAATATAAGCACCATCTAGAGTACCACATGCGGAACCACATGGGCTCGAAGCCGTTCCAGTGCAGTCAGTGCTCGTATTCATGCGTGAACAAATCGATGCTGAATTCCCACCTGAAATCCCATTCGAACGTTTACCAATACAGATGTGCGGACTGCAATTACGCAACCAAATACTGTCACTCGCTTAAGCTCCACTTGCGCAAGTACCAGCACAATCCGGCGATGGTTCTAAATTTAGACGGAACTCCGAATCCGCTGCCGATTATTGACGTGTACGGAACACGAAGGGGGCCCAAACAGAAACCGTTGTCGAAAATTTTCGAACAGCAAACCGGCACGAACAACCACAGCCCTCATCCACAGCCGCCGCCACCAACGCATCCGCTTTTCGGAAATCACTTCCCAGTAAACCTGCCGTATCTACCACCGCTCTTGCCACACTCCTTCCTGTTTCCCCCTAACAACAACTACGAACAAAAGATGTCACCGAGGAGCCACGAAACGCCAACCGAGAAACCCCAAAGTGCCTCACCACAACCATCACTGCTCCACCAGCGCTTAGCGTTCAACGAAGCGCAGTCGGAATTCAACCCGCTGTCCCCGGCGGCTAAGCCAACACCCACACCACCACACACCCCGACGCTCGCACGAGAAGAGTCTCCGGTCCAGAGCAACGACGACGCTCTCGACCTGACCAACACGAAGAACAGCGAAGCGGgcacgccgccgccgagcaCAGAGAAACCGACGCCCGTGACGCCGACAACCGCTCTGAAGAACAGACGGAAAGGACGCGCGTTTAAGTTACAACCGGCCGCGTTGAGACTACAGCACGAAGACGAGAAAATGAGAGACGCGGAAGTATCGGACAGTGAATCGGAAGCTTCGGCGGACGCGGCCCTCGCTACGTCCACAAACAGCTACGCGTGCCAATACTGCGACATCACCTTTGGAGACCTCACCATGCACACGATCCACATGGGTTTCCACGGATACAATGACCCCTTTATGTGTAACAAGTGTGGCGAGAGGAGCGCCGACCGAGTGGCTTTCTTCATCCACTTGGGTAGGGCGCAACACGCCTAA